The Afipia massiliensis genome has a segment encoding these proteins:
- a CDS encoding DeoR/GlpR family DNA-binding transcription regulator, whose translation MLKMTNKRQTLILEIVREKGFASIEHLAAHFNVTQQTARRIVNQLCDQGLLRRIHGGVGLPVSNQNLAYESRQGLNFEAKRQIAQAVFNFIPDGASIMIGLGTTPEYVARALADRKNLRVITNNLNVASAFARNPDVEITIAGGTLRPLDRDIIGDAAVRFFSRFKTDIGIFGVGGIDEEGTLLDFYSGEVQARQAIVANCRTALLVADASKFGRSATVRGGHISDCHHLFTDKPLQADFQRIAEQYGDKIRVVGDGRVQAA comes from the coding sequence ATGCTCAAGATGACAAACAAGCGACAGACGCTGATCCTCGAAATCGTGCGCGAAAAGGGTTTCGCCTCGATCGAGCATCTTGCTGCGCATTTCAACGTGACGCAGCAAACCGCACGCCGGATCGTGAACCAGCTTTGCGATCAGGGTTTGCTGCGCCGCATCCATGGCGGTGTTGGCCTGCCGGTCTCGAACCAGAATCTCGCCTATGAAAGCCGGCAAGGCCTGAACTTCGAGGCCAAGCGGCAGATCGCGCAGGCGGTCTTCAATTTCATTCCCGACGGCGCGTCGATCATGATCGGGCTCGGGACGACGCCCGAATATGTCGCGCGGGCGCTCGCGGACCGAAAAAATCTGCGCGTCATCACCAACAATCTCAATGTGGCGTCTGCGTTCGCACGCAACCCCGATGTCGAAATCACAATCGCGGGCGGAACGCTACGCCCGCTCGATCGCGACATCATCGGCGACGCGGCGGTGCGCTTCTTCTCGCGCTTCAAGACCGATATCGGGATTTTCGGTGTCGGCGGCATCGACGAGGAAGGCACGTTGCTCGATTTTTATTCCGGCGAGGTCCAGGCGCGCCAGGCCATCGTTGCGAATTGCCGGACTGCCCTGCTGGTCGCCGACGCCAGCAAGTTCGGCCGCAGCGCCACCGTCCGCGGCGGACACATCAGCGACTGCCATCATCTTTTCACAGACAAGCCGCTTCAGGCTGATTTTCAACGGATCGCCGAACAGTATGGCGACAAGATCCGCGTCGTGGGCGACGGCCGCGTGCAGGCCGCCTAG
- a CDS encoding Na/Pi cotransporter family protein — MTLAINLIDLAGFIALLLWGTHMVQTGIQRAFGSKLRAILGSALRNRFRAFLAGMGVTAVLQSSTATGLMTAGFAAGGFMGLVPALAVMLGANVGTTLIVQVLSFDVTLVAPALVLIGMLMFRRDSRTQAHDLGRVFIGLGLMLLALRHLLDLMTGYESSPTLAALLGLISSSWLLDVCLAAALTWAAHSSVAIVLLIMSLATKGIVPPDAAFALVLGANIGTAINPLIEGPAGDDPAAKRPALGNLIGRLVGVALAIGFLGPISQFIMAIEPNKARAVADFHTLFNLAIAVVSLPLLTPFASLLHRLLPDRADPADPARPLYLDPAAKETPIVALGAASREALRLADVLEEMLLGVNAGLAKGDRRLLVEIRRREDILDKLNIAIKSYLTSLDPDELNETDQRRLNEILTFTMNIEQAGDVVDRNFLPHASKRLKRGLVFSHEEQNDLTAMIARLAVNLKTAASLFVTEDPRTARLLVDEKAVFRDAESKATASHFDRLRDSDLQTAQASSIHLDLLRDMKLINSYIVAAAAYPVLERTGALLPSRMT, encoded by the coding sequence ATGACCCTGGCCATCAACCTGATCGACCTTGCCGGGTTCATCGCCTTGCTGCTGTGGGGCACCCATATGGTGCAAACCGGCATCCAGCGCGCCTTCGGTTCGAAGTTGCGCGCGATCCTCGGCAGCGCCTTGCGCAATCGCTTTCGCGCGTTCCTTGCAGGCATGGGTGTCACGGCAGTCCTCCAGAGCAGCACCGCAACCGGATTGATGACGGCCGGTTTCGCAGCGGGCGGCTTTATGGGACTGGTGCCCGCCCTCGCCGTCATGCTTGGCGCCAATGTCGGGACGACCTTGATCGTCCAGGTTCTCTCGTTCGACGTCACACTGGTCGCACCCGCCCTCGTCCTGATCGGCATGCTGATGTTCCGCAGGGATTCGCGGACGCAGGCCCACGACCTTGGCCGCGTGTTCATTGGTCTCGGATTGATGCTCCTTGCGCTGCGCCACCTCCTCGATCTCATGACGGGCTACGAGAGTTCTCCGACCTTGGCCGCGCTGCTGGGCCTGATCTCATCATCATGGTTGCTGGATGTATGTCTTGCGGCCGCATTGACATGGGCCGCCCATTCGAGCGTTGCCATCGTCCTGCTGATCATGTCGCTGGCGACAAAGGGGATCGTACCCCCGGACGCCGCATTCGCGCTGGTACTCGGCGCAAACATCGGAACGGCTATCAATCCCCTGATTGAAGGCCCGGCGGGAGACGATCCTGCGGCCAAACGTCCCGCGCTGGGAAATCTGATCGGTCGCCTTGTCGGCGTTGCTCTCGCAATCGGCTTTCTGGGGCCGATCAGTCAGTTCATCATGGCGATAGAGCCAAACAAAGCGCGCGCCGTTGCCGACTTTCACACGCTTTTCAACCTGGCCATCGCGGTGGTGTCGCTGCCGCTGCTGACACCTTTTGCATCGCTGCTTCACCGCTTGCTTCCTGACCGCGCCGATCCGGCCGATCCCGCGCGGCCACTCTACCTCGACCCCGCGGCAAAGGAGACGCCCATCGTTGCGCTCGGCGCAGCTTCGCGCGAAGCGCTGCGTCTGGCGGACGTGCTGGAAGAAATGCTGCTCGGGGTCAACGCCGGGCTCGCAAAGGGAGACCGCCGGCTACTCGTGGAAATCCGGCGGCGCGAAGATATCCTCGACAAGCTTAACATTGCGATCAAGTCCTACCTGACATCGCTCGATCCGGACGAACTGAATGAGACGGATCAGCGTCGCCTGAATGAAATTCTGACGTTCACAATGAACATCGAACAAGCCGGCGATGTGGTGGACCGCAATTTCCTGCCGCACGCCTCCAAGCGGCTCAAGCGCGGCCTTGTTTTCTCCCACGAGGAGCAGAACGACCTGACTGCGATGATCGCGCGACTTGCGGTCAATCTCAAGACGGCGGCTTCGCTGTTCGTCACCGAAGACCCGCGAACTGCACGGCTGCTGGTCGATGAGAAGGCCGTTTTCAGGGATGCAGAATCAAAGGCAACCGCTTCGCATTTCGACAGACTCAGGGACAGCGATCTTCAGACCGCCCAAGCCAGCTCGATCCATCTCGATCTGTTGCGCGACATGAAGCTGATCAATTCATATATTGTGGCCGCAGCCGCGTATCCCGTGCTGGAGCGCACCGGAGCATTGTTGCCAAGCCGCATGACATAA
- a CDS encoding ferredoxin--NADP reductase, whose protein sequence is MSNFNQESVLSVHHWTDTLFSFTTTRDPSFRFRNGEFTMIGLKVGEKPLLRAYSVASANYEDRLEFFSIKVQDGPLTSRLQHLKEGDEIIVGRKATGTLVIDNLRNGRNLYLVGTGTGLAPFLSVIKDPETYDRFEKVVLLHGCRHVAELAYGEMINEHLPKDDLIGELVRNQLIYYPTVTRDPFRNRGRITDLMTSGKLFNDTGLAPLEAAHDRVMICGSPALLQDTRTLLLDKGFTEGNHGEPGEFVIEKAFVER, encoded by the coding sequence ATGAGCAACTTCAATCAGGAAAGCGTCCTCAGCGTCCATCACTGGACCGACACGCTGTTCAGCTTCACCACCACACGCGATCCGTCGTTCCGCTTCCGCAACGGCGAGTTCACCATGATCGGCCTGAAGGTCGGGGAGAAGCCGCTGCTGCGCGCCTACAGCGTGGCGAGCGCCAATTATGAGGACCGACTCGAGTTCTTTTCGATCAAGGTGCAAGATGGCCCGTTGACCTCGCGGCTTCAACATCTGAAGGAAGGCGACGAGATCATCGTTGGGCGCAAGGCGACCGGCACGCTCGTCATCGATAATCTGAGGAATGGCCGAAATCTCTATCTGGTCGGTACCGGCACCGGGCTCGCGCCGTTCCTGAGCGTCATCAAGGATCCGGAAACCTACGACCGCTTCGAGAAGGTCGTGTTGCTGCATGGTTGCCGCCATGTCGCTGAGCTGGCCTATGGCGAGATGATCAATGAGCATCTCCCAAAGGACGACTTGATCGGCGAACTGGTGCGCAACCAGCTGATCTACTATCCGACGGTCACCCGCGACCCGTTCCGCAATCGCGGCCGGATCACCGATCTGATGACATCAGGCAAGCTGTTCAACGATACGGGTCTCGCGCCACTCGAGGCTGCACATGATCGCGTCATGATCTGCGGCAGCCCCGCGTTGTTGCAGGACACCCGTACGCTGTTGCTCGACAAGGGCTTTACCGAAGGCAATCACGGCGAGCCGGGCGAGTTCGTGATCGAAAAGGCGTTCGTCGAACGCTAG
- a CDS encoding amidohydrolase family protein, translating to MSHDAPQGTTGPTKLVIRNIGLILSGAMEKPILDADTIIAENGKITAIGRAKDIDAEGATTIIDANGTTVTPGLIDSHVHPVAGDWTPRQNQIGWIDSFLNGGVTTMISAGEVHMPGRPRDIVGVKAMAIFAQRAFDNLRPGGVKVHAGAPVIEPGMTEEDFKELAAAGVRLLGEVGLGGVKDGPTARKMVAWARKYGIQSTIHTGGPSIPGSGLIDADVVLEADTDVVGHINGGHTALPDGQIRCICEGCKRGLELVHNGNERAALYTLRIAREMKELNRVILGTDAPAGSGVQPLGILRMVSLLSSLGDVPAEIAFCFATGNTARMRALDCGIIEVGRAADFVIMDRAQHSAGKNILESVQLGDLPGIGMTIIDGIVRTQRSRNTPPATNVPEIVAH from the coding sequence ATGTCCCACGATGCGCCCCAGGGCACCACCGGCCCCACCAAGCTGGTGATCCGCAACATCGGTCTGATCCTGAGCGGGGCGATGGAAAAGCCTATACTGGACGCGGACACCATCATCGCGGAGAACGGCAAGATCACCGCGATCGGGCGGGCAAAGGACATCGACGCGGAAGGCGCGACCACCATCATCGATGCCAATGGCACGACAGTGACTCCCGGCCTGATCGACAGTCACGTTCACCCCGTAGCAGGCGACTGGACGCCGCGACAGAATCAGATCGGCTGGATCGACAGTTTTCTGAACGGCGGCGTGACCACCATGATCTCGGCTGGCGAGGTTCACATGCCCGGCCGTCCGCGCGACATTGTCGGCGTGAAGGCCATGGCGATCTTTGCCCAGCGTGCGTTCGACAATCTTCGCCCCGGCGGCGTCAAGGTTCACGCAGGAGCGCCGGTAATCGAGCCGGGAATGACAGAAGAGGACTTCAAGGAACTGGCCGCAGCGGGCGTCAGGCTGCTCGGCGAAGTCGGCCTCGGCGGCGTCAAGGACGGCCCAACCGCGCGCAAGATGGTGGCATGGGCGCGCAAATACGGCATCCAGAGCACGATTCACACCGGCGGTCCGTCGATTCCCGGATCCGGCCTGATCGACGCGGACGTCGTGCTGGAAGCCGACACCGACGTCGTCGGGCACATCAATGGCGGCCACACCGCCCTGCCCGATGGACAGATCCGCTGCATCTGCGAGGGCTGCAAGCGCGGCCTCGAACTGGTTCACAACGGCAACGAGCGCGCCGCGCTCTATACGCTGCGGATCGCCCGCGAGATGAAGGAACTGAACCGGGTTATTCTCGGCACTGATGCTCCCGCCGGTTCAGGCGTGCAGCCGCTCGGCATCCTGCGCATGGTGTCGCTGCTGTCGTCGCTCGGCGATGTGCCTGCCGAAATCGCGTTCTGCTTTGCCACCGGCAACACCGCGCGGATGCGCGCGCTGGATTGCGGCATTATCGAAGTCGGCCGCGCCGCAGACTTCGTCATCATGGACAGAGCGCAGCACTCGGCCGGAAAGAATATTCTGGAGAGTGTTCAGCTCGGCGACCTGCCCGGCATCGGCATGACCATCATCGACGGTATCGTCCGCACCCAGCGCAGCCGTAACACGCCGCCAGCAACCAACGTGCCGGAGATTGTCGCGCACTAA
- a CDS encoding MarR family winged helix-turn-helix transcriptional regulator yields the protein MAKAALNKAALSKAALNNAGAQGKATALVKGAAPKRSTKGPKPPYVLDDQIGFILRQVWQRHATIFAKEIGINLTPTQWAALAKLTETGPCSQNQLGRLTAMDVATIKGVIDRLTARGLTETSSDPQDGRRLLVSLTRAGQVMAEKAAPNALAITKETLAPLDAKERETFVTLLSKLR from the coding sequence ATGGCCAAAGCTGCTCTGAATAAAGCTGCTCTTAGTAAGGCCGCTCTGAACAATGCTGGCGCTCAAGGTAAAGCAACAGCCTTGGTCAAGGGAGCCGCTCCCAAGCGGAGTACCAAGGGGCCAAAGCCACCCTATGTCCTCGATGATCAGATCGGATTCATCCTGCGTCAGGTCTGGCAACGCCACGCGACGATCTTTGCGAAGGAAATCGGGATCAATCTGACACCGACGCAATGGGCGGCTTTGGCGAAGCTCACCGAGACCGGGCCATGCTCCCAGAACCAGCTCGGTCGTTTGACGGCAATGGATGTTGCCACCATCAAGGGTGTCATCGACCGCTTGACCGCGCGCGGATTGACCGAAACAAGTTCCGACCCGCAGGACGGCCGCCGGCTTTTGGTCAGCCTGACCCGTGCAGGGCAGGTAATGGCCGAGAAGGCCGCGCCGAATGCGCTGGCCATCACCAAGGAAACACTCGCTCCGCTGGATGCAAAGGAGCGCGAAACTTTTGTGACGCTGCTGAGCAAGCTGAGGTGA
- a CDS encoding ABC transporter ATP-binding protein produces the protein MKLSVQGLNSYYGPAHILFDVALEVGDGEVVALLGRNGAGKSTTFRSIVGLVEQREGQIVFEGQDVSNQPTHAIVRSGLGYVPEERRIFTDLTVDENLEVGRQPPRLNAPRWTREKLFNLFPNLGEMRGRMGGRMSGGEQQMLTIARTLMGNPSLVLLDEPSEGLSPKIVEQMVGAILAMKKEGVSIVVSEQNLHFANLISDRAYIIERGRICFSGTMSELEARPDIRDAHLAV, from the coding sequence ATGAAGCTCTCGGTGCAGGGACTGAACAGCTATTACGGGCCAGCGCATATCCTGTTCGATGTTGCGCTTGAGGTGGGTGATGGAGAAGTCGTGGCGCTTCTCGGTCGAAACGGCGCGGGAAAGTCGACGACGTTCAGGTCGATTGTCGGTCTGGTCGAGCAGCGCGAAGGCCAGATTGTTTTCGAAGGACAGGACGTTTCGAACCAGCCGACCCACGCCATTGTCCGCAGCGGGCTTGGCTATGTGCCGGAAGAGCGGCGGATATTCACAGACCTTACCGTTGATGAAAATCTCGAAGTTGGACGCCAGCCGCCGCGATTGAATGCACCGCGGTGGACCCGCGAGAAGCTGTTCAACCTGTTTCCCAATCTCGGCGAGATGCGCGGCCGCATGGGCGGGCGCATGAGCGGCGGCGAGCAACAGATGCTGACCATCGCAAGGACCTTGATGGGCAATCCGTCGCTGGTATTGCTGGATGAGCCATCCGAAGGATTGTCGCCCAAGATCGTCGAGCAGATGGTGGGCGCGATCCTTGCGATGAAGAAGGAGGGTGTCAGCATCGTCGTCTCCGAGCAGAATCTTCACTTTGCGAATCTGATATCGGATCGCGCCTATATCATCGAGCGTGGCCGCATCTGCTTCAGCGGCACGATGAGCGAACTCGAGGCTCGCCCGGACATTCGCGATGCACATCTGGCTGTGTAA